A genomic segment from Desulfurispirillum indicum S5 encodes:
- a CDS encoding YebC/PmpR family DNA-binding transcriptional regulator: protein MAGHSKWANIRHRKGAQDAKRGKIFTKVAKEIAIAARNGADPDMNPALRLALQKAKGVNMPNDNVQRAIKRGIGGMDGDNYESITYEGYAPGGIAVMVESLTDNKNRTVAEVRHIFSKRGGSLGESGCVGYLFSRKGVITVNAESASEDDVMLVALDAGAEDVKSGDGMFEIIAAAEDFMAVRDAMEEAGIPIETAEMNMVPATTITVEDEKIATQVLSLMEALEDCDDVQNVYMNFDIDDALMEQLNP, encoded by the coding sequence ATGGCAGGTCATTCCAAATGGGCCAACATCAGACATCGCAAAGGCGCACAGGACGCCAAACGTGGCAAAATTTTCACCAAGGTCGCCAAGGAGATTGCCATCGCGGCACGCAACGGCGCTGACCCGGATATGAACCCCGCCCTGCGACTGGCCCTGCAGAAAGCCAAAGGCGTCAACATGCCCAATGACAACGTGCAGCGCGCCATCAAGCGCGGTATCGGCGGCATGGATGGCGACAACTATGAATCCATTACCTACGAAGGCTACGCCCCTGGCGGCATCGCCGTTATGGTGGAGTCCCTGACCGATAACAAGAACCGCACCGTCGCCGAAGTTCGGCACATCTTCAGCAAGCGCGGCGGCTCCCTCGGCGAGTCGGGTTGCGTGGGCTACCTGTTCAGCCGCAAGGGTGTCATCACCGTCAACGCCGAGTCTGCCAGCGAGGACGATGTCATGCTGGTGGCCCTGGATGCCGGTGCCGAAGATGTGAAAAGTGGCGATGGCATGTTTGAGATCATCGCGGCGGCTGAAGACTTCATGGCCGTGCGCGACGCCATGGAAGAGGCAGGTATTCCCATTGAAACCGCAGAGATGAACATGGTACCCGCCACCACCATCACGGTGGAGGATGAGAAAATCGCCACCCAGGTGCTCAGCCTCATGGAAGCCCTGGAAGACTGCGATGATGTGCAGAATGTCTATATGAACTTTGACATTGACGACGCGCTGATGGAACAGCTGAACCCGTGA
- the ruvB gene encoding Holliday junction branch migration DNA helicase RuvB, with protein MSEERLISGQIHEEDQQELRLRPENLSQYIGQQRLKDNLSVFLQAAKGRGEPVDHILFSGPPGLGKTTIAHIIANEMGVNIRSTSGPVIEKSADLAAILTNLQSGDVLFIDEIHRLNTSVEEILYPAMEDFQLDIIIGQGPAARSIKIDLPPFTLIGATTRAGLLSSPLRDRFGVHSRLEFYEVDDLLAIITRSASILGIAIEGDGARELARRSRGTPRIANRLLRRVRDFAQIKGHGSIDHAIARYALEQLEVDEAGLDYLDRKVLLAIIEKFSGGPVGLDTLAACTAEERGTLEDVCEPYLIQQGLLQRTPRGRIITENGYRHFGLNSPRAAEPQGLFD; from the coding sequence ATGAGCGAAGAACGCCTGATCAGCGGACAGATACACGAAGAAGACCAGCAGGAACTGCGCCTGCGACCGGAGAACCTGTCCCAGTATATCGGCCAGCAGCGCCTCAAGGACAACCTCTCCGTCTTTCTCCAGGCAGCCAAAGGCCGTGGAGAGCCAGTGGACCATATCCTCTTTTCCGGCCCGCCGGGACTGGGCAAGACCACCATCGCCCATATCATCGCCAATGAGATGGGCGTCAATATCCGCTCCACCTCCGGCCCGGTCATCGAAAAATCCGCCGACCTGGCCGCCATCCTCACCAACCTGCAGTCAGGCGACGTACTCTTCATCGATGAAATTCACCGTCTGAATACCTCCGTCGAAGAAATCCTCTACCCCGCCATGGAGGACTTCCAGCTGGATATCATCATCGGACAGGGGCCAGCGGCGCGCAGCATCAAAATAGACCTGCCACCCTTTACCCTGATCGGTGCCACCACCAGGGCCGGACTCCTGAGTTCGCCACTGCGCGACCGCTTTGGCGTCCACAGCCGCCTGGAATTCTACGAAGTGGACGACCTGCTGGCCATCATCACCCGGTCCGCCAGCATCCTGGGTATCGCCATTGAAGGCGATGGCGCGCGGGAGCTGGCCCGCCGCTCCAGGGGAACTCCCCGCATCGCCAACCGGCTGCTGCGGCGCGTGCGCGACTTCGCCCAGATCAAGGGCCACGGCAGCATCGACCACGCCATCGCCCGTTACGCCCTGGAACAGCTGGAAGTGGACGAAGCCGGCCTCGACTACCTGGACCGCAAGGTACTGCTGGCCATTATTGAAAAGTTCAGTGGCGGTCCCGTCGGCCTGGACACCCTGGCCGCCTGTACCGCCGAAGAGCGCGGCACCCTGGAAGATGTCTGCGAGCCTTACCTCATTCAGCAGGGCCTGCTGCAGCGCACCCCACGCGGACGCATCATCACGGAAAACGGCTACCGTCACTTCGGGCTGAACTCTCCGCGCGCTGCGGAACCCCAGGGCCTGTTCGACTGA
- a CDS encoding potassium/proton antiporter, with amino-acid sequence MIADFFSSGIPELFYTNYYLVLFALLAIISIFATRFATRFGVPALVLFLGFGMLAGSDGLGLIDFSDAYLAQFFGTIALVIILFDGGMQTRWSSVRPVLAPALSLATIGVVFTALSVAVAAKLILPISWLEALLLGSIVGSTDAAAVFSVFSGKAIKERLARTLEAESGSNDPMAVFLTISFIQMIQYEDTNMLTLIPQFFWQMGMGLLMGYTLGRAAVWILNRIRLDSGGLYPLLALSLAFLAFSASALVNASGFLAVYVLAIIVGNADVPYRHSIFRFNEGFAWMMQILMFIVLGLLVFPGEVLSEFLIVGLILSGVLMFIARPLGVATSLLPFIRMSNFRYSVREYIFISWSGLKGAVPVILATYPLLAGIEHSQSFFNVVFFIVLTSTLIQGATISPLAKLLNLESKRGKAQKYTIELVSLGKANADIIEYCVNLEDAIVDKEIRDLLLPKGTLINAIIRDDQIITPTGHTKILANDHLFILVAKENISRLKRVLTKQRLDMEGEEVKT; translated from the coding sequence ATGATCGCGGATTTTTTCTCCTCGGGAATACCTGAACTGTTCTACACCAACTACTACCTGGTTCTCTTTGCCCTGCTTGCCATTATAAGCATCTTCGCTACCCGTTTTGCCACGCGATTCGGTGTACCAGCACTGGTGCTCTTCCTGGGCTTTGGCATGCTGGCGGGCAGTGACGGACTGGGCCTTATTGACTTTTCAGACGCCTACCTGGCGCAGTTTTTCGGCACTATCGCCCTGGTCATCATCCTCTTTGACGGTGGTATGCAGACCAGGTGGTCTTCGGTGCGTCCAGTTCTGGCGCCTGCGCTCAGCCTGGCAACCATTGGCGTCGTCTTCACCGCCCTGAGCGTAGCCGTGGCCGCCAAGCTTATTCTTCCCATCAGCTGGCTTGAGGCACTGCTCCTGGGCTCCATTGTGGGTTCCACCGATGCCGCTGCGGTTTTCTCTGTTTTCAGTGGAAAAGCTATCAAAGAAAGACTGGCGCGCACCCTGGAGGCGGAATCAGGCAGCAACGACCCCATGGCAGTCTTCCTCACCATCTCTTTTATCCAGATGATCCAGTACGAAGACACCAATATGCTGACCCTTATTCCCCAGTTTTTCTGGCAGATGGGAATGGGTCTGCTTATGGGATATACTCTGGGACGCGCGGCTGTATGGATACTGAACCGCATACGCCTTGACTCTGGTGGACTCTACCCACTCCTGGCACTCAGTCTGGCATTCCTTGCCTTCAGCGCCAGCGCGCTGGTCAATGCCAGCGGGTTCCTGGCCGTCTATGTACTGGCGATTATCGTGGGGAACGCCGATGTCCCTTACCGACACTCCATCTTTCGCTTTAACGAGGGCTTCGCCTGGATGATGCAGATCCTCATGTTTATTGTCCTTGGCCTGCTGGTATTCCCTGGCGAAGTGCTCAGCGAATTCCTTATTGTCGGCCTGATTCTCTCTGGGGTGCTGATGTTCATCGCTCGTCCCCTGGGAGTTGCCACCAGCCTGCTACCCTTTATACGTATGTCCAATTTCCGTTACAGCGTGCGGGAGTATATATTCATCTCATGGTCGGGACTGAAGGGTGCCGTTCCAGTCATTCTGGCCACTTATCCCCTGCTGGCAGGCATAGAGCACAGTCAGAGCTTCTTTAACGTCGTCTTCTTTATCGTCCTCACCTCAACACTCATCCAGGGAGCAACCATCTCGCCCCTGGCAAAGCTGCTGAACCTGGAAAGCAAGCGGGGGAAAGCGCAGAAATATACCATTGAACTGGTATCACTGGGGAAAGCCAACGCCGACATAATTGAATATTGTGTGAATCTTGAAGATGCTATTGTGGATAAGGAAATACGCGACCTGCTCCTGCCCAAGGGTACGTTGATCAACGCCATCATACGCGACGACCAGATCATCACTCCCACTGGACATACGAAAATCCTGGCCAATGACCACCTTTTCATACTGGTTGCCAAAGAAAATATCAGTCGCCTGAAACGGGTACTGACAAAGCAACGACTGGATATGGAGGGAGAGGAAGTCAAAACCTGA
- the argJ gene encoding bifunctional glutamate N-acetyltransferase/amino-acid acetyltransferase ArgJ produces MSVNEAVIWDQHAVPRGFLGTAGRVPVKPKNTSRDDMAIIYSPTPCTGAAVFTTNRVYAAPIDICRQSLQDSRVRAIIVNSGNANASTGAQGEKDARAMADTVARSLQIGTDEVLVASTGVIGVPLPMDRIAPAITAIAGNLSPYRPQPLAMAIKTTDLFEKFDGVRLPRGDREIVISAICKGAGMICPNMATMLCFVQTDANLTPAAAQKALRHAVDLTFNRILVDGDMSTNDMVSLLANGESHTPAMEVDTPEWEFFRDVLTELLLKLAKQIVRDGEGSTKTVHIVVRGAASDEDARTAARSIADSNLCKTAFFGSDPNWGRIAAAVGYSGAAINRYGYDLFFDREQMVADGIGLGDEAEKRCAEVLAQPEFTVTFDLKLGSGTHDYWCSDLGYEYVRVNADYRT; encoded by the coding sequence CGCGATGACATGGCGATTATCTACTCTCCCACCCCGTGTACCGGCGCGGCGGTCTTCACCACCAACCGCGTCTACGCCGCTCCCATTGACATCTGTCGCCAGTCGCTGCAGGACAGCCGCGTGCGGGCCATTATCGTCAACAGCGGCAACGCCAACGCCTCCACCGGAGCACAGGGGGAAAAGGATGCCCGCGCCATGGCCGACACTGTCGCCAGATCTCTGCAGATCGGCACCGACGAAGTTCTGGTGGCCAGCACTGGCGTTATTGGCGTCCCCCTGCCCATGGATCGCATCGCCCCGGCTATCACGGCCATTGCCGGCAACCTGTCGCCCTATCGGCCACAGCCCCTGGCCATGGCCATCAAAACCACCGATCTCTTTGAAAAGTTCGATGGTGTACGTCTGCCCCGTGGTGACCGGGAAATCGTCATCAGCGCCATCTGCAAGGGAGCCGGCATGATCTGCCCCAACATGGCAACCATGCTGTGCTTTGTGCAGACCGACGCCAACCTGACCCCTGCTGCAGCCCAGAAGGCCCTGCGTCACGCAGTGGACCTCACCTTCAACCGCATCCTGGTGGATGGCGACATGTCCACCAACGATATGGTCAGCCTGCTGGCCAACGGCGAATCCCATACACCTGCCATGGAAGTGGATACTCCCGAGTGGGAGTTCTTCCGGGATGTGCTCACGGAACTGCTGCTCAAACTGGCCAAACAGATCGTCCGCGATGGCGAAGGTTCCACCAAGACCGTCCATATTGTCGTCAGGGGGGCCGCCAGCGACGAAGATGCCCGCACCGCCGCCCGCTCCATCGCCGACTCAAACCTCTGCAAAACAGCCTTTTTCGGCAGCGATCCCAACTGGGGCCGCATCGCCGCCGCCGTGGGCTATTCCGGCGCGGCCATCAATCGCTACGGGTACGACCTCTTCTTCGACCGCGAACAGATGGTCGCCGACGGAATCGGTCTGGGCGATGAGGCGGAAAAGCGCTGCGCCGAGGTGCTGGCCCAGCCGGAATTCACCGTTACCTTTGACCTGAAGCTCGGCTCCGGCACCCACGACTACTGGTGCTCTGACCTGGGCTACGAATACGTGCGGGTCAATGCCGACTACCGGACCTGA
- a CDS encoding YgaP family membrane protein has translation MNIDRVVFAFAGTVILLSVLLTYAISPWWLLLTAFVGLNMLQAAFTGFCPLAVILKKLGVKPGQAFS, from the coding sequence ATGAATATCGATCGCGTTGTCTTTGCTTTCGCCGGAACGGTTATCCTGCTCAGCGTGCTGCTGACCTATGCCATCAGCCCCTGGTGGCTGCTGCTCACGGCATTTGTGGGGCTGAACATGCTGCAGGCGGCCTTTACGGGTTTCTGTCCATTGGCGGTTATTCTCAAAAAGCTTGGGGTAAAACCGGGACAGGCGTTTTCCTGA
- the ruvC gene encoding crossover junction endodeoxyribonuclease RuvC — MILLGIDPGTRITGYGIVEARGNQLLHRAHGAIRPPVDLPFPQRMLHLQQGLNEVLREHSPAHVCIEEVFLAQNPQSALKLGHARGVLMITCLSQGLDVVELSALQIKQSVTGYGKAPKEQVGRMVQMLLSLATLPKPEDAADALAAAIALSQHIAHQQAIGRTNLRGAHR; from the coding sequence GTGATCCTGCTGGGAATTGATCCGGGAACCCGCATAACGGGATACGGGATAGTGGAAGCACGGGGCAATCAGCTTCTGCACCGTGCCCACGGCGCCATACGCCCACCCGTCGATCTCCCCTTTCCCCAGCGTATGCTCCACCTGCAGCAGGGTCTGAATGAAGTACTGCGGGAGCACTCACCGGCCCACGTCTGTATTGAGGAAGTCTTTCTGGCCCAGAATCCTCAGTCGGCCCTGAAACTGGGCCACGCCCGGGGAGTCCTGATGATCACCTGCCTCAGCCAAGGCCTGGATGTGGTGGAACTGAGCGCCCTGCAGATCAAGCAGAGTGTCACTGGTTACGGCAAGGCACCCAAGGAGCAGGTGGGCCGCATGGTGCAGATGCTCCTGAGCCTCGCCACACTGCCGAAACCCGAAGATGCCGCGGACGCGCTGGCAGCTGCCATCGCCCTCTCCCAGCACATTGCCCACCAGCAGGCCATTGGCCGCACCAACCTTCGCGGAGCACACCGATGA
- a CDS encoding uroporphyrinogen-III synthase, translated as MEHITIPASCRHVRLVDHNQQNIGFYSYEAYLQYITLAPQQHHLDYRESGDILVDCENPVLGKTDGPIVINTRPVSQSFTFTRRLLEEGFRVLVAPASRTAPLSAEHQLPAALQCLGNYSHILLTSREGVEHLARMLAMANMDAASAPPVLAIGQGTRQACEARNLRVEYVADTSEAAAFARELCQHYKPSNSRFLLARGAGGREILPDTLRHHGFAVEELHLYHSEGIAHPGEFLQRTVDRKPDFVVFTSSFAAGYFLDRVRDSGILWQVPIITIGPPTTATVKQRGYQILAQAATFDTDGLLSTLHEYTAK; from the coding sequence ATGGAGCACATCACCATCCCTGCCAGCTGCCGCCATGTCAGACTCGTCGACCACAACCAGCAGAATATCGGATTCTACAGCTATGAGGCGTATCTCCAGTACATCACCCTGGCACCGCAGCAGCACCACCTCGACTACCGCGAATCCGGTGACATTCTGGTAGATTGCGAAAACCCGGTACTCGGCAAAACGGATGGCCCCATCGTCATCAATACCCGGCCAGTGAGCCAGTCATTCACCTTCACCCGGCGGCTGCTGGAAGAAGGTTTTCGGGTGCTGGTGGCTCCTGCCAGCCGCACCGCGCCTCTCTCTGCAGAACATCAACTTCCTGCTGCCCTGCAGTGCCTGGGCAACTACTCCCATATTCTGCTGACATCCCGCGAGGGAGTGGAACATCTGGCGCGCATGCTCGCCATGGCTAACATGGACGCAGCTTCTGCTCCACCGGTTCTGGCCATCGGACAGGGAACCCGGCAGGCCTGCGAAGCCCGCAACCTGCGCGTTGAGTACGTGGCAGATACCTCGGAAGCCGCCGCCTTCGCCCGGGAACTCTGCCAGCACTACAAACCGTCCAACTCCAGATTTCTGCTGGCCCGCGGCGCCGGTGGCCGCGAGATTCTGCCCGACACCCTGAGGCATCACGGCTTTGCCGTCGAGGAACTGCACCTCTACCACAGTGAAGGCATCGCCCACCCCGGAGAGTTTCTCCAGCGCACAGTGGACAGAAAACCTGATTTTGTGGTATTTACTTCAAGTTTTGCGGCAGGCTACTTTCTGGACAGGGTCCGGGACAGCGGCATCCTGTGGCAGGTTCCCATCATCACTATCGGACCTCCCACCACGGCGACCGTAAAGCAGCGCGGATATCAGATTCTGGCCCAGGCCGCAACCTTTGACACCGACGGCCTGCTCAGCACCCTTCACGAATACACAGCAAAGTGA
- the ruvA gene encoding Holliday junction branch migration protein RuvA: MISLVSGTVHSLTQDRATILTSGGVGYELSIPASLATSLKVDQTVSIQTWMGVKEDAITLYGFSSSEEKALFLLLMKVSGIGAKIALAAVGTLNTQQLGNAIAMGDIATIQRIPGVGKKVAEKIALELKDKVTPAAATSSAPQAFTGTTSGTPSVFADAVQGLIALGLRREEADSAARRAMAAGADSETSIIREVLRQRGHQ, from the coding sequence ATGATTTCCCTCGTCAGCGGCACGGTACACAGCCTCACCCAGGATCGCGCCACCATACTGACCTCCGGTGGAGTCGGCTACGAACTCTCCATCCCCGCCTCCCTGGCCACCTCGCTGAAGGTGGATCAGACGGTGAGCATTCAGACCTGGATGGGCGTCAAAGAAGATGCCATCACCCTGTATGGATTCAGCAGCAGTGAAGAGAAAGCCCTCTTCCTGCTCCTCATGAAAGTCTCCGGCATCGGAGCGAAGATTGCCCTGGCCGCAGTGGGCACCCTGAACACGCAACAGCTGGGCAACGCCATCGCCATGGGCGACATCGCCACGATTCAGCGTATTCCCGGTGTGGGCAAGAAAGTGGCTGAAAAGATCGCCCTGGAACTCAAGGACAAGGTCACTCCCGCTGCCGCCACCAGCAGCGCGCCCCAGGCCTTTACCGGCACCACTTCCGGGACACCATCGGTCTTTGCCGATGCGGTACAGGGCCTGATCGCCCTGGGACTGCGCCGCGAAGAAGCCGACAGCGCCGCGCGCCGCGCCATGGCAGCCGGAGCCGACAGTGAAACCTCTATTATCCGTGAAGTACTCAGACAGCGGGGCCATCAATGA
- a CDS encoding dipeptide ABC transporter ATP-binding protein — translation MEVVQGVSLRLQRGQTLALVGESGSGKSVTALSLLRLLPQGASVDPGSSIVVSGQPVLSLTPRQLRQLRGGSVGMIFQEPMTSLNPLHTIEKQIGETLQLHRGVSGRALREQVLALLEEVGIDNAARRMGAFPHELSGGQRQRVMIAMALANDPALLIADEPTTALDVTVASQILELLKRLQRKRHMAILLITHNLGIVRRYAHQIAVMQTGRIVEQGTCTEIFTSPRHCCTRMLLDAERHHPPVPVVAGASELLRVEDLRVWFPIKKGIWRRTVDHVRAVDGVSLRVARGETLGIVGESGSGKTTLGLALLRLLPASGEIHFDGHALHALKHKAMRPLRRAVQVVLQDPYGSLSPRMNVAQILEEGLLVHGFSVSERRELVQWALQEVGLDVAMLERYPHEFSGGQRQRIAIARALVLNPRLLVLDEPTSALDQSTQAQVMALLRQLQAKYGLTYLFISHDLGLIRSISHQVLVMKDGRAVEQGSTEAIFAEPRHPYTRQLMQSALTV, via the coding sequence ATGGAAGTGGTACAGGGAGTCAGCCTGCGATTGCAGCGGGGGCAGACCCTGGCCCTGGTGGGGGAGAGCGGTTCCGGCAAATCGGTGACCGCGCTGTCGCTGCTGCGACTTCTGCCTCAAGGAGCCTCCGTTGATCCGGGGAGTTCCATTGTGGTCAGCGGCCAGCCAGTGCTGTCTCTGACTCCCCGTCAGCTGCGTCAGCTGCGGGGCGGTTCCGTGGGTATGATCTTTCAGGAACCCATGACTTCCCTGAACCCTCTGCACACCATCGAAAAGCAGATCGGCGAAACCCTGCAGCTGCACCGTGGCGTCAGTGGCCGGGCGCTTCGTGAACAGGTGCTGGCCCTGCTGGAAGAGGTGGGTATCGACAATGCTGCCAGACGCATGGGTGCTTTCCCCCATGAGCTTTCGGGAGGGCAGCGGCAGCGGGTGATGATCGCCATGGCCCTGGCCAACGATCCCGCGTTGCTGATCGCAGATGAGCCCACCACCGCCCTGGATGTTACGGTGGCCAGCCAGATCCTTGAGCTGCTGAAACGCCTGCAGCGCAAGCGTCACATGGCTATACTCCTGATTACCCATAACCTGGGCATCGTGCGCCGTTACGCGCACCAGATCGCGGTGATGCAGACGGGCCGGATCGTGGAGCAGGGCACGTGCACGGAAATATTCACGTCGCCGCGCCATTGCTGCACCCGCATGCTGCTGGATGCCGAACGTCACCATCCGCCGGTACCGGTGGTGGCTGGCGCGTCGGAGCTTCTGCGGGTGGAGGATCTGCGGGTATGGTTCCCCATCAAAAAGGGTATCTGGCGGCGTACGGTGGATCATGTGCGCGCCGTGGACGGGGTCAGTCTGCGTGTGGCCAGGGGCGAAACCCTGGGGATTGTCGGCGAAAGCGGATCGGGCAAGACGACCCTGGGCCTGGCGCTGCTGCGGCTGCTGCCCGCCAGTGGCGAGATCCACTTTGATGGCCACGCCCTGCACGCGTTAAAACACAAGGCCATGCGCCCGCTGCGCCGCGCTGTTCAGGTGGTGCTGCAGGACCCCTACGGCAGCCTCAGCCCGCGAATGAATGTGGCCCAGATCCTTGAAGAAGGGCTGCTGGTGCATGGGTTCAGTGTCAGCGAGCGCCGGGAGCTGGTGCAATGGGCGCTGCAGGAAGTGGGCCTGGATGTGGCCATGCTGGAGCGCTATCCCCACGAGTTTTCCGGTGGGCAGCGCCAGCGCATTGCCATCGCCCGCGCACTGGTGCTCAACCCCCGCCTGCTGGTGCTGGATGAGCCCACTTCGGCTCTGGATCAGAGCACCCAGGCCCAGGTCATGGCCCTGCTGCGCCAGCTGCAGGCAAAGTACGGGCTGACCTACCTGTTTATCAGCCACGACCTTGGTCTGATCCGCTCCATCAGCCACCAGGTGCTGGTGATGAAGGATGGCCGGGCGGTGGAGCAGGGTTCCACGGAAGCCATCTTCGCGGAACCACGCCACCCCTACACCAGACAGTTGATGCAGTCGGCATTGACTGTCTGA
- a CDS encoding P-II family nitrogen regulator, giving the protein MEFNKDLKLVISIVRAEHTEEVITALEKAGAAGWSIVRGRGASSRSQLKVFGMRLEPMKEVIYTIVPDTHAVQVMQTACEVGQLNEPGNGISFIVNVEAAAGVLFG; this is encoded by the coding sequence ATGGAGTTCAATAAGGATCTCAAGCTGGTTATCAGTATTGTGCGAGCCGAGCATACTGAAGAGGTGATTACCGCTTTGGAAAAAGCAGGTGCCGCAGGCTGGTCTATTGTGCGTGGCCGTGGTGCCAGTTCACGCAGCCAGTTGAAGGTTTTTGGCATGCGCCTTGAGCCCATGAAAGAGGTCATCTACACTATTGTTCCCGATACCCACGCGGTTCAGGTGATGCAGACTGCCTGTGAAGTAGGCCAGCTGAATGAGCCGGGCAATGGCATCAGCTTTATTGTGAACGTGGAAGCAGCGGCCGGAGTCCTTTTCGGCTGA